A genomic window from Erythrobacter sp. BLCC-B19 includes:
- a CDS encoding DEAD/DEAH box helicase has product MTTFADLGLSQPVLQALDMKGYSTPTPIQEQAIPPVLKGRDLLGIAQTGTGKTAAFMLPSIDRLREADRPIPFKSCRMLVLAPTRELAVQIADSAKDYGALAGLKVQCIVGGTSVGKDRNKLHRGTDILVATPGRLLDLIDQKAFNLNGIEVLVLDEADQMLDLGFIHALRKIRELAPKDRQTLFFSATMPKAIKELVSGYCNNPVQVSVTPESTTAERIDQYLFMVQQDEKLSLLQMILQRRHQVPGDFERILIFTRTKHGADRVVKKLAHAGIEANAIHGNKSQPQRQRALDEFRKARVPILIATDVAARGIDIPGVSHVINYELPNVPEQYVHRIGRTARAGRDGIAIAFCAEDERAYLKDIRKVTGAELERLPLPDNFRAVVEGEGPEKPAPRQPMKRVQARPLGQRKPQGERRQDGEHRGEHRGERRPQQGDQRRAAGASQGGEHRGDRRPQGDRRAPQGGKPAHGGNASGQHRGGQGRPQGQGHGNGGNGGGGGQGRGRGRGRPGGGGGGRPRAAQG; this is encoded by the coding sequence ATGACGACTTTCGCTGACCTCGGGCTGTCGCAGCCCGTGCTCCAAGCCCTTGACATGAAGGGCTATTCGACGCCGACCCCGATCCAGGAACAGGCCATCCCCCCCGTGTTGAAGGGCCGCGACCTGCTCGGCATCGCGCAGACCGGCACCGGCAAGACGGCGGCCTTCATGCTCCCCTCGATCGACCGTCTGCGCGAGGCGGACAGGCCGATTCCGTTCAAGTCCTGCCGGATGCTGGTGCTCGCCCCGACGCGCGAACTCGCGGTGCAGATCGCCGACAGCGCCAAGGATTATGGCGCGCTTGCCGGCCTCAAGGTGCAATGCATCGTCGGCGGCACGAGCGTCGGCAAGGATCGCAACAAGCTTCACCGCGGCACCGACATTCTGGTGGCGACCCCAGGCCGTCTGCTCGATCTGATCGACCAGAAGGCGTTCAACCTCAACGGCATCGAAGTGCTGGTGCTCGACGAGGCGGACCAGATGCTCGACCTCGGCTTCATCCACGCGCTGCGCAAGATCCGCGAACTCGCCCCCAAGGATCGCCAGACGCTGTTCTTCAGCGCGACCATGCCCAAGGCGATCAAGGAGCTGGTGAGCGGCTATTGCAACAACCCCGTGCAGGTCTCGGTAACGCCCGAGAGCACCACGGCGGAGCGCATCGACCAGTATCTTTTCATGGTGCAGCAGGACGAGAAGCTGTCCTTGCTCCAGATGATCCTCCAGCGCCGCCATCAGGTGCCGGGCGATTTTGAACGCATCCTGATCTTCACCCGCACCAAGCACGGCGCGGACCGCGTGGTGAAGAAGCTCGCCCACGCCGGGATCGAGGCCAACGCGATCCACGGCAACAAGTCGCAGCCCCAGCGCCAGCGCGCTCTGGACGAGTTCCGCAAGGCCCGTGTGCCGATCCTGATTGCGACCGATGTGGCCGCGCGCGGGATCGACATTCCGGGGGTGAGCCACGTGATCAATTACGAGCTGCCCAACGTGCCCGAGCAATATGTCCACCGCATCGGGCGCACCGCGCGGGCGGGCCGCGATGGCATCGCGATTGCCTTCTGTGCCGAGGACGAACGCGCTTACCTCAAGGACATCCGCAAGGTGACCGGCGCTGAGCTGGAGCGCCTGCCGCTTCCCGACAATTTCCGCGCGGTGGTGGAAGGCGAGGGGCCGGAGAAGCCCGCGCCGCGTCAGCCGATGAAGCGCGTGCAGGCGCGCCCGCTTGGCCAGCGCAAGCCTCAGGGCGAACGCCGTCAGGATGGCGAGCACCGGGGCGAGCACCGGGGCGAGCGTCGTCCCCAGCAGGGCGATCAGCGCCGGGCAGCGGGCGCTTCGCAGGGTGGCGAGCATCGGGGCGATCGGCGTCCGCAAGGTGATCGCCGTGCGCCGCAGGGTGGCAAGCCCGCGCATGGCGGCAATGCCAGCGGCCAGCACCGCGGCGGACAGGGTCGCCCGCAAGGGCAGGGTCACGGCAATGGCGGAAACGGCGGCGGCGGCGGACAGGGCCGCGGGCGTGGGCGTGGTCGTCCGGGCGGCGGCGGCGGTGGCCGTCCCCGCGCGGCGCAGGGCTGA
- the pgi gene encoding glucose-6-phosphate isomerase, protein MATANEAMAAAWAQVRSLSHAPLAELFAADPDRPAALTRRIAWPVEAGSDAQAGMLIDFSKTHLSPEALTAFEALAEAAGFDAAREALFGGGIVNPTEGRAATHGALRGSGTPAQVEEAEALLARMGMLVEAIHEGALGEVRHCIAIGIGGSALGPALAIDALTRDLALVDVHVVSNIDGLALEQAFRACDPATTLIAVASKTFTTIETMTNAASALKWLADNGVEDPDGRVIALTASPEKAVEWGVDETRVLPFVESVGGRYSLFSSIGFPVALAIGMDEFRQMLAGAKAVDDHFRAEAGRANAPLLAAFCDQYYTRLRGCQTRAVFAYDERLAMLPDYLQQLEMESNGKSVTASGAAVDGPTAAITWGGVGTDAQHAVFQLLHQGTHLIPVDFIASIAPGDDLDPAHHRILLMNCLAQGAALMAGKPSDDPARAYAGDRPSTTFLVDDCDAAALGALIAFHEHRTYANAVLMGINPFDQFGVELGKAIAKQIESGEGSFDASTRALMQVAGLG, encoded by the coding sequence ATGGCGACGGCGAACGAGGCAATGGCAGCAGCTTGGGCGCAGGTGCGCAGCCTATCGCACGCCCCGCTGGCGGAACTCTTCGCTGCCGACCCCGATCGCCCCGCCGCTCTGACCCGCCGGATCGCCTGGCCGGTCGAGGCGGGCAGCGATGCGCAGGCAGGGATGCTGATCGATTTCTCCAAGACCCACCTCTCGCCCGAGGCACTGACCGCCTTCGAGGCTCTGGCCGAGGCGGCCGGGTTCGATGCGGCGCGCGAGGCTCTGTTCGGCGGCGGGATCGTCAACCCGACCGAGGGCCGCGCTGCCACCCACGGCGCGCTGCGCGGCAGCGGAACGCCCGCGCAGGTCGAGGAAGCCGAAGCGCTGCTCGCCCGCATGGGGATGCTGGTCGAGGCGATCCATGAAGGCGCGCTGGGCGAAGTGCGTCATTGCATCGCCATCGGCATCGGCGGATCGGCGCTCGGCCCGGCGCTCGCGATCGACGCCCTGACCCGCGATCTGGCGCTGGTCGATGTCCATGTCGTCTCGAACATCGATGGCCTCGCGCTGGAACAAGCGTTCCGCGCCTGCGATCCGGCAACGACGCTGATTGCGGTTGCCTCCAAGACCTTCACCACCATCGAGACCATGACCAATGCCGCCAGCGCGCTGAAATGGCTCGCTGACAACGGCGTGGAAGATCCCGATGGCCGCGTGATCGCGCTTACCGCTTCGCCCGAAAAGGCGGTCGAATGGGGTGTGGACGAAACCCGCGTGCTGCCTTTCGTGGAGAGCGTGGGCGGGCGCTATTCACTGTTTTCGAGCATCGGCTTTCCGGTGGCGCTGGCGATCGGCATGGACGAATTCCGCCAGATGCTGGCAGGCGCCAAGGCGGTCGACGATCACTTCCGCGCCGAGGCTGGCCGGGCCAATGCCCCGCTTCTCGCCGCCTTCTGCGACCAGTATTACACGCGCCTGCGCGGCTGCCAGACCCGCGCGGTTTTCGCCTATGACGAGCGCCTTGCGATGCTGCCCGACTATCTCCAGCAGCTCGAAATGGAATCGAACGGCAAGAGCGTGACCGCCAGCGGCGCTGCGGTTGACGGGCCGACGGCTGCGATCACCTGGGGCGGGGTGGGGACGGACGCGCAGCACGCGGTGTTCCAGCTGCTCCATCAGGGCACGCACCTGATCCCGGTCGATTTCATCGCCAGCATCGCGCCGGGCGATGATCTCGACCCGGCGCATCACCGCATCCTGCTGATGAACTGCCTGGCGCAAGGTGCCGCGCTGATGGCGGGCAAGCCGTCCGACGATCCTGCGCGCGCCTATGCCGGCGACCGGCCTTCGACCACCTTCCTCGTCGATGATTGCGACGCAGCGGCGCTGGGCGCGCTGATCGCGTTCCACGAACACCGCACCTACGCCAATGCCGTGCTGATGGGGATCAACCCCTTCGACCAGTTCGGGGTGGAGCTGGGCAAGGCGATCGCCAAGCAGATCGAGAGCGGTGAAGGCAGCTTCGATGCCAGCACCCGCGCGCTGATGCAGGTCGCCGGGCTGGGCTGA
- the lepB gene encoding signal peptidase I — protein MDVKPQSLGSATPAAHSAPRSESWTGFVWFIIKLLLAVLAFRVFVFSPFSIPTESMLPRLMTADYLLAAKWPYGISRHSLPVDLPLPEGRLFPRTPERGDIVIFKHPVDGVDYIKRVIGLPGDRVAVSGGQVRLNGVPIPRAPIADVLVPLSPNTSCGSGDLARRPDGTAACRYAAFRETLPGGRSYTVLDMGLTPADAYAEQTVPPGTLFVMGDNRDASLDSRFEAAAGFGVGFVPQDLLVGRAGVIVWSTDGSAAWAQPWTWFSAARWNRIGDLL, from the coding sequence ATGGATGTTAAGCCCCAATCGCTCGGGTCGGCGACGCCTGCCGCCCATAGCGCACCGCGCAGCGAGAGCTGGACGGGGTTTGTGTGGTTTATCATCAAGCTGTTGCTGGCCGTGCTGGCTTTCAGGGTATTCGTATTCTCGCCCTTCTCGATCCCGACCGAGAGCATGCTGCCGCGCCTGATGACCGCCGACTATCTGCTGGCGGCCAAGTGGCCCTATGGCATTTCGCGCCATTCGCTTCCGGTCGATCTGCCGCTGCCTGAGGGCCGCCTGTTCCCCCGCACGCCGGAGCGTGGGGACATCGTGATCTTCAAGCACCCGGTCGACGGGGTGGACTACATCAAGCGCGTGATCGGCCTGCCGGGCGACCGTGTGGCGGTGAGCGGCGGGCAGGTGCGGCTCAACGGCGTGCCGATCCCGCGCGCACCGATCGCCGACGTGCTGGTGCCACTATCGCCGAACACGTCCTGCGGCTCTGGCGACCTCGCACGCCGCCCCGATGGCACCGCCGCCTGCCGCTATGCCGCCTTCCGCGAGACCCTGCCCGGCGGGCGCAGCTACACCGTCCTCGACATGGGCCTTACCCCTGCCGATGCCTATGCCGAACAGACCGTGCCGCCCGGCACGCTGTTCGTGATGGGCGACAACCGCGATGCCTCGCTCGACAGCCGCTTCGAGGCGGCGGCGGGGTTCGGCGTCGGTTTTGTCCCGCAAGACCTGCTGGTCGGCCGGGCAGGCGTGATCGTCTGGTCAACCGATGGCAGCGCCGCCTGGGCCCAGCCCTGGACATGGTTCTCCGCAGCCCGGTGGAACCGCATCGGAGACCTGTTGTGA